Proteins from one Podospora pseudoanserina strain CBS 124.78 chromosome 1, whole genome shotgun sequence genomic window:
- the RGD1 gene encoding Rho GTPase-activating protein (COG:T; BUSCO:EOG092620CR; EggNog:ENOG503NVC8): MSLGGDTTTGTAPEQGATSPISAPQTQSDEPSPQVQDVLSSEIGISVMLNRLKQSIASAKEFSNFLKKRSALEDEHANSLKKICRQSQESMARSEHRGGSFATAYEEMMVIHDRMADNGLQFAMSLHQMSEDLQELAAIAEKSRKGWKQNGLSAEHRVVELETAMRKSKAKYDSLAEEYDRARTGDTTGRQGGKVFGLRSHKSGAQHEEDLLRKAQVADQDYQTKVQVAHTERKELLERTRPETVKALQDIVKECDSGLVLQMQKFASFNEKLVLSNGLSISPLKNGSEGRSLRESILSINNDKDLNDYLASQHAKVPPKASLPQYEHNHLIDASTRAPATTYTQKQSQTPSSAQPPLPQPGMFQQNARTSTFSETVANVQNQGPYGHNYGQSTSSIPILGNPSSQALHERSFSHGSAMGPGPGAASQQQYGQRGSTPQQTQPPPGSRFNGAYNSPSSRDGPPQLGALPFQSSQPQQPQQTNFSQLPSQQTASGPVSNSLQQHPVVPPQPHRNSPPIAPQMAPSRPVFGVSLTRLYERDGLAVPMVVYQCIQAVDLFGLNVEGIYRLSGSVPAVNKLKTLFDTDSSSSNLDFRNPENFFHDVNSVAGLLKQFFRDLPDPLMTREHYSACIDAAKNEDDIVRRDSLHAIINNLPDPNYATLRALTLHLHRVIENSGANRMSSQNLAIVFGPTLMGTAPGSAIADAGWQVRVIDTILQNTFQIFDEDD; this comes from the exons ATGTCCCTTGGAggagacaccaccaccgggacCGCCCCAGAGCAGGGCGCCACTTCACCAATATCAGCGCCGCAGACTCAGAGCGATGAACCATCGCCACAGGTCCAAGATGTTCTTTCATCAGAG ATCGGTATCTCGGTGATGTTAAACCGACTGAAGCAAAGCATTGCTTCGGCCAAG GAGTTTTCCAATTTCCTGAAGAAACGATCGGCGCTCGAGGATGAACATGCGAATTCGTTAAAGAAGATATGCCGGCAGTCACAAGAGAGTATGGCCCGATCCGAGCATCGTGGCGGATCTTTTGCGACAGCATACGAAGAGATGATGGTCATTCACGACCGAATGGCGGACAACGGGCTGCAGTTTGCTATGTCCCTGCATCAGATGTCCGAGGACCTTCAGGAACTGGCTGCCATCGCCGAGAAGTCCAGAAAGGGATGGAAACAAAATGGCCTGTCTGCCGAACATCGTGTGGTCGAACTTGAGACGGCTATGAGGAAGTCCAAAGCCAAGTACGACTCTCTTGCTGAAGAATATGACCGGGCCCGCACCGGAGATACTACTGGGCGCCAGGGAGGCAaggtgtttgggttgaggAGCCACAAGTCAGGCGCACAGCACGAGGAGGATCTGCTACGAAAGGCCCAAGTTGCGGATCAAGACTATCAGACAAAGGTGCAAGTTGCCCATACCGAACGAAAGGAGCTGCTTGAAAGGACGAGGCCTGAGACGGTCAAGGCGCTGCAAGATATTGTCAAGGAGTGTGATTCGGGGTTAGTGCTGCAGATGCAGAAATTTG CCTCGTTCAATGAAAAACTGGTCCTCAGTAATGGCCTTAGTATCAGCCCCTTGAAGAATGGATCTGAGGGACGCAGTCTCCGCGAGTCGATTCTGTCCATTAATAACGACAAGGATTTGAATGACTACCTCGCCAGCCAACATGCCAAGGTGCCGCCAAAGGCTTCTCTGCCGCAGTATGAACACAATCAT CTCATTGATGCCTCGACTCGTGCTCCAGCAACAACTTACACACAAAAACAGTCACAAACCCCTAGCTCTGCCCAGCCCCCGCTTCCACAACCCGGAATGTTTCAACAAAACGCGAGGACGAGCACTTTCTCTGAGACTGTTGCCAATGTCCAAAACCAAGGCCCGTATGGTCATAACTATGGCCAGAGTACCAGCTCGATTCCCATATTAGGTAATCCCTCCTCTCAAGCACTGCACGAGAGGAGTTTCAGTCACGGGAGCGCAATGGGACCAGGACCTGGAGCGGCCAGCCAACAACAGTATGGACAGCGTGGTTCGACGCCCCAacaaacacaaccaccacctggGTCGAGATTTAATGGAGCATACAACTCTCCCTCGTCCCGCGACGGGCCTCCACAACTTGGTGCCCTTCCTTTCCAATCTTCTCAgccccagcagcctcaacaaACCAATTTCAGCCAGCTTCCTTCGCAGCAAACTGCCAGCGGCCCGGTATCCAACTcacttcaacaacatccgGTCGtccctccgcaacctcatCGGAACTCGCCTCCCATTGCACCTCAGATGGCACCATCTCGTCCCGTGTTTGGTGTCAGTCTCACCAGATTGTACGAGCGGGATGGCTTGGCCGTGCCGATGGTGGTATATCAGTGCATCCAGGCGGTGGATTTGTTTGGTCTGAACGTTGAAGGCATCTATCGACTTTCGGGTTCTGTACCCGccgtcaacaagctcaagacTCTGTTTGATACGGACTCGAGCTCCAGCAATCTCGACTTTAGAAACCCGGAGAACTTCTTCCATGATGTCAACAGTGTTGCTGGCTTGTTGAAGCAGTTCTTCCGGGATCTGCCTGATCCGCTGATGACGAGGGAGCATTACAGTGCCTGCATTGATGCAGCTA AAAACGAAGATGACATTGTGCGTCGCGACTCGCTCCACGCAATCATAAACAACCTTCCGGACCCAAACTACGCCACACTTCGGGCTCTTACTCTGCATCTTCACAGGGTCATTGAGAATTCGGGGGCAAACCGCATGAGCTCGCAGAACCTGGCCATTGTGTTCGGTCCCACGCTCATGGGCACAGCACCGGGGTCGGCCATAGCGGATGCCGGCTGGCAGGTGCGTGTTATTGACACGATCTTGCAGAACACGTTTCAGATttttgatgaagatgacTGA
- the AL1 gene encoding phytoene dehydrogenase AL-1 (COG:H; EggNog:ENOG503NY26), giving the protein MANEKPRTAIVIGAGAGGIAISARLAKAGLKVTVLEKNDFTGGRCSIFRSKAGFRFDQGPSLLLLPNLFRETFADFGTTLEAEGVELLQCFPNYDIWFSDGAVFRSSTDTAAMKREIEKWEGPDGFQRYLNWLAEAHGHYEISLQHVLHRNFTNHAQLADPTFVAPTIALHPLESIWSRTTRYFWSDRLRRVFTFATMYMGMSPYDAPSTYSLLQYTELAEGIWYPKGGFQTILAAIERIGRRLGVQYRLNTPVAKVLTGGPDGKTATGVLLESGEKLEADLVIVNADLVYAYNNLFPQESENKSVGPTITPYANDLSKREASCSSISFYWSFSKKIPELGTHNIFLADEYKESFDAIFKRHTLPSDPSFYINVPSRVDPTAAPPDKDAVICLIPVGHLSATHPASSWPSLVASAKKAVLATVEKRTGLKNLESLIMEETINSPPEWQAKFNLDRGAILGLSHSFFNVLSFRPRTRAKGVRNAYFVGASTHPGTGVPIVLAGAKITAEQILGDKKMEVPWVPLREWKGDVQAKQGNEKRGGGRLDLVKRPLWTDDWNLFLWSVIGLLGVVVVFLAGPAAWGNGGFVGDW; this is encoded by the exons ATGGCGAATGAGAAGCCAAGGACCGCGATTGTCATCG GcgctggagctggtggaaTTGCCATTTCTGCTCGTTTGGCAAAGGCGGGGTTGAAggtcacggttctggaaaaGAACGACTTCACGGGTGGGAGATGCAGTATCTTCAGGTCCAAGGCCGGGTTTCGTTTTGACCAAGGCCCttcgttgctgctgctgccaaacTTGTTTCGTGAGACTTTTGCGGATTTCGGCACCACACTCGAGGCTGAGGGTGTAGAGCTGCTACAATGCTTTCCCAATTATGAT ATTTGGTTCTCTGATGGCGCTGTCTTCAGGAGCAGCACTGACACAGCTGCCATGAAAAGAGAGATcgagaagtgggaggggCCAGATGGTTTTCAACGGTATCTCAACTGGCTGGCAGAAGCTCACGGTCACTACGAGATCAGCCTGCAGCACGTCCTACATCGCAACTTCACCAACCACGCCCAGCTTGCCGACCCAACTTTCGTCGCACCCACCATCGCCCTTCACCCGCTTGAAAGCATCTGGAGCCGAACCACTCGTTACTTCTGGTCAGACCGTCTCCGGAGAGTATTCACCTTCGCCACCATGTACATGGGCATGTCACCTTACGACGCCCCCAGCACCTACAGTCTTCTGCAGTACACCGAGCTTGCCGAAGGCATCTGGTACCCCAAAGGCGGCTTTCAAACCATCCTCGCGGCCATCGAACGTATTGGCCGTCGTCTAGGCGTGCAATACCGTCTCAACACCCCCGTAGCTAAAGTCCTAACTGGCGGACCAGACGGCAAGACCGCCACGGGAGTCCTTCTGGAGTCTggcgagaagctggaggccGACCTCGTCATTGTCAACGCTGATCTTGTTTACGCctacaacaacctcttccctcAAGAATCCGAGAACAAATCCGTCGGCCCAACAATCACCCCTTACGCCAATGACCTCTCCAAGCGTGAAGCCTCCTGcagctccatctccttctacTGGAGTTTCTCCAAAAAGATCCCCGAGCTGGGCACCCACAACATTTTTCTCGCGGATGAGTACAAGGAGTCGTTTGATGCCATTTTCAAAAGGCACACCCTCCCATCTGATCCATCTTTC TACATCAACGTCCCCTCCCGCGTCGACCCAACAGCTGCACCCCCAGATAAGGACGCCGTAATCTGCCTCATCCCCGTAGGCCACCTCTCCGCCACGCACCCGGCCTCCTCCTGGCCCTCCCTCGTCGCCTCGGCCAAAAAGGCCGTCCTGGCCACGGTAGAGAAGCGCACCGGCCTCAAGAACCTCGAATCGTTGATCATGGAGGAAACGATCAACTCTCCCCCCGAATGGCAGGCCAAGTTCAACCTCGACCGCGGCGCCATCCTGGGCCTGTCccactccttcttcaacgtcctctccttccgcccgaggacgagggcgaagggggtgaggaatgCGTATTTTGTCGGGGCGAGCACGCACCCTGGCACGGGGGTTCCGATTGTCCTTGCCGGGGCGAAGATTACGGCGGAGCAGATCTTGGGGGATAAGAAGATGGAGGTTCCTTGGGTGCCGCTGAgggagtggaagggggatgtgCAGGCGAAGCAGGGGAATgaaaagagggggggggggaggttggattTGGTGAAGAGGCCGTTGTGGACGGATGATTGGAATTTGTTTTTGTGGAGTGTGATTGGGTtattgggggtggtggtggttttccTTGCTGGACCGGCTGCTTGGGGGAACggggggtttgtgggggaTTGGTAA